The Spiribacter roseus genome includes the window CTGCACGCACCACGGCAGGTGGACGTACAGCCCCAGCGGTGGCGGGATCAGCGTGGCTGCCATTCCTGCTCCAGCCGCCGGCGCAGGGCACTCAGCGCCTGGCCGCGGTGGCTCAGCATGTTCTTGGTATCGGCGGGCAGTTCGGCGGCCGTGCAGCCGGACTCGACCAGATAGAAATGCGGGTCGTAGCCGAATCCGCCGCTGCCCTGGGGCGTTTCGATCAGCCGCCCGGTCCATACCCCTTCCGCGATCAGCGGCGCGGGGTCATCGGCGTGGCGCAGTGCCACCAGCACACAGCGGTAGGCGGCGCCGCGCTCATCCTCGCCAAGATCGATCAGTGCATCGCGCAACCGGGCGTTGTTCTCGGCATCGCCGGCGTCATCGCCGGCCCAGCGGGCGGAGCGCACCCCGGGAGCCCCGTCCAGCGCCGGGATCTCGAGCCCCGAGTCATCGGCGATGGCCGGCAGCCGGGTGTGGGCGGCGGCGTTGCGCGCTTTGATCAGGGCGTTTTCGACGAATGTGGTCCCGGTCTCCGCCGCTTCGGGGACGTAGTAATAGGACTGCGGGACGATCTCATCGACGGGGCCGCGCAGCAGGGCGGTGAGCTCGGCCAGTTTGCCCTCATTGCCGCTTGCCAGTACCAGTCGTTCGATGAGCGCCATATCAGGCCTCCAGCGAGGTGCGCTGCGCGGCGATCAGTTCGGCGATGCCGGCGCCGGCGAGATCCAGCATGGCATCGAGCTCGGGACGGCGGAAGGCGTGGCCCTCGGCGGTGCCCTGGACTTCGATGAAGTGCCCGGCGTCATTCATGATGACGTTCATGTCGGTCTCGGCCTCGGAGTCTTCGGCGTAGTCGAGATCAAGCACCGGCGTGCCCTGATGGATGCCCACCGAAATCGCGGCGACGTGGCCATGCAGCGGGTTACGGCGCAGCTTGCGGGCGCGCACCAGCGTCTGCACCGCGTCGGCGAGGGCGACATAGCCGCCGGTGATGGCCGCCGTACGCGTCCCGCCGTCGGCCTGCAGGACGTCACAGTCCACCACCACGCGGCGCTCGCCCAGCGCCTCCAGATCAACCACGGCGCGCAGGCTGCGGCCGATCAGCCGCTGGATCTCGATGGTGCGGCCCTGCTGACGGCCCCGGGCCGCTTCGCGATCCGTCCGGCTGCCGGTGGCGCGCGGCAGCATGCCGTACTCGGCGGTCACCCAGCCGCGGCCCTTGTTGCGCAGCCACGGCGGCACGCGCTCTTCGACCGAGGCGGTGCAGAGCACCCGGGTGTCACCGAACTCCACCAGCACCGAGCCTTCGGCGTGTCGGGTGAAGTCGCGGGTCAGGCGAACGGTGCGGAGTTGGTCAGGGCTTCGGCCGCTGGGGCGCATGCGGATCTCCCGGGTGGTTGGCAAGATGCGAAAAAACAGCGCGCAGGGTAACATCGCGG containing:
- the rdgB gene encoding RdgB/HAM1 family non-canonical purine NTP pyrophosphatase, producing the protein MALIERLVLASGNEGKLAELTALLRGPVDEIVPQSYYYVPEAAETGTTFVENALIKARNAAAHTRLPAIADDSGLEIPALDGAPGVRSARWAGDDAGDAENNARLRDALIDLGEDERGAAYRCVLVALRHADDPAPLIAEGVWTGRLIETPQGSGGFGYDPHFYLVESGCTAAELPADTKNMLSHRGQALSALRRRLEQEWQPR
- the rph gene encoding ribonuclease PH, whose protein sequence is MRPSGRSPDQLRTVRLTRDFTRHAEGSVLVEFGDTRVLCTASVEERVPPWLRNKGRGWVTAEYGMLPRATGSRTDREAARGRQQGRTIEIQRLIGRSLRAVVDLEALGERRVVVDCDVLQADGGTRTAAITGGYVALADAVQTLVRARKLRRNPLHGHVAAISVGIHQGTPVLDLDYAEDSEAETDMNVIMNDAGHFIEVQGTAEGHAFRRPELDAMLDLAGAGIAELIAAQRTSLEA